TCAGCCTTCAATCCAATGGTGCTGATGTGGTGGAACTGGGCATTCCTTACAGCGATCCACTGGCGGATGGTCCGGTGATTCAATCTGCCGCTTATCGGGCGCTGGCTCAGAACACCACGCCATCCAACGTTCTGACCATGCTGCATGGTTTGCGCGATCGTTTGACGATGCCAGTCGTGCTGTTCACCTACAGCAATCCACTGCTGAACCGTGGTGCGGAACAATTCTTCGCTGAAGCGGCAGCTGCTGGAGTCGCAGGACTGGTCGTGCCCGATCTTCCCTTGGAAGAAGCTGAACGTTTGTCTCCGCTGGCTGCTCAGCAAGGCCTTGATCTGGTTCTGCTTGTGGCGCCCACCACTCCAGAAGAGCGTCGGCGCAGGATCGCGACATCCAGCCGCGGATTCACGTATCTCGTCAGCGTTACAGGAGTGACGGGTGAACGTGCATCTCTTCAAGATCGTGTGGCAGAGCTGGTGCTTTCGTTAAAGGGATTGGAGGCTGGACCTGTTGCGGTTGGGTTTGGAATCTCAGGGGCTGATCAGGTCCGTCAGGTCCGTGAGTGGGGGGCTGATGGCGCCATTATTGGCAGTGCCTTAGTCAAAAGAATCGCCGCTGCACAACCGGGTTGCGCAGCGGCGGAAGCAGGTGAATTTTGCCGGGAACTT
The sequence above is a segment of the Synechococcus sp. PROS-7-1 genome. Coding sequences within it:
- the trpA gene encoding tryptophan synthase subunit alpha, translated to MQPSSRIAEVFAQTAREQRLALMPFIVAGDPNLESTAEILLSLQSNGADVVELGIPYSDPLADGPVIQSAAYRALAQNTTPSNVLTMLHGLRDRLTMPVVLFTYSNPLLNRGAEQFFAEAAAAGVAGLVVPDLPLEEAERLSPLAAQQGLDLVLLVAPTTPEERRRRIATSSRGFTYLVSVTGVTGERASLQDRVAELVLSLKGLEAGPVAVGFGISGADQVRQVREWGADGAIIGSALVKRIAAAQPGCAAAEAGEFCRELREAAG